A DNA window from Helianthus annuus cultivar XRQ/B chromosome 15, HanXRQr2.0-SUNRISE, whole genome shotgun sequence contains the following coding sequences:
- the LOC110913578 gene encoding heterogeneous nuclear ribonucleoprotein A3 homolog 1 codes for MRVLTEKLAKVQETAADRSMVELSIAVSEMMRSGGSDGGESEERVEEVLEVKCGEMEELLHMADHLRLETLKAVIEILTPIQAVHFLIAKAELYLRLHEWGKKRGTIGKGVNWSCMSGCARVAGNPQSYPGYGVYGDEGGYGSYSGYGGEGGYGGKGGYRGYAGYGGYSGYDRYGGDGGYSGYEGYGGYSGYDRSGVKVDTVDTKNMVDMVMSPRFMSLTDLKN; via the exons atgcgAGTGTTGACGGAGAAACTGGCGAAAGTGCAGGAGACGGCGGCGGATAGGTCGATGGTGGAGCTTTCGATTGCGGTATCGGAGATGATGAGGAGTGGTGGCAGTGATGGGGGAGAGAGTGAGGAGAGGGTGGAGGAGGTGCTGGAGGTGAAGTGTGGTGAGATGGAGGAGTTGTTGCATATGGCAGATCATTTGAGATTGGAGACGTTGAAGGCGGTTATAGAGATATTGACGCCGATACAGGCGGTGCATTTTTTGATTGCTAAGGCGGAGCTGTATCTCCGGTTGCACGAGTGGGGGAAGAAGAGGGGTACAATAGGCAAGGGAGTTAATTGGAGCTGCATGTCTGGTTGCGCGCGAGTGGCGGGAAATCCA CAATCGTATCCGGGTTATGGGGTATACGGGGATGAAGGTGGATACGGAAGTTACAGTGGATACGGTGGTGAAGGTGGATACGGGGGTAAAGGTGGTTACAGGGGATATGCGGGCTACGGTGGATACAGTGGATACGATAGATATGGGGGTGACGGTGGTTACAGTGGATACGAGGGCTACGGTGGATACAGTGGATACGATAGATCtggggtgaaggtggatacggtggatacgaagaacatggtggatatggtTATGAGCCCC
- the LOC118487448 gene encoding protein DOG1-like 3 produces MILDTTPFMADEEPIASSSSNPPPTSSESFNTFFENWLREQNSHLEELVTAANNHNNNNNNENDAVLLQLIEKVVRQYEQYYRTKSDWEKRDAIAMYTPSWLSNLEDAFLWIGGWRPTLAIHLLYSKLGIQVDAKLDDLIRGIATGDLSDLAPKQMEKIDELHRKIIHEERVLTEKLAKVQETAADRSMVELSIAVSEMMRSGGSDGGESEERVEEVLEVKCGEMEELLHMADHLRLETLKAVIEILTPIQAVHFLIAKAELYLRLHEWGKKRGTIGKGVNWSCMSGCARVAGNPVFKF; encoded by the coding sequence ATGATACTTGACACCACACCTTTCATGGCGGACGAGGAGCCGATAGCCTCCTCCTCTAGTAATCCTCCTCCTACATCTTCCGAATCATTCAACACATTCTTTGAAAACTGGCTCCGCGAACAGAACTCGCACCTCGAAGAACTCGTGACCGCCGctaacaaccacaacaacaacaacaacaacgaaaACGACGCCGTTCTGTTACAACTAATCGAAAAAGTTGTACGGCAGTACGAACAGTACTACCGAACAAAATCCGATTGGGAGAAACGAGACGCGATCGCGATGTACACTCCCTCATGGCTGAGCAACCTCGAGGACGCGTTTCTATGGATCGGTGGATGGCGACCGACGTTAGCGATTCATTTACTCTACTCTAAATTAGGTATTCAGGTAGACGCGAAGCTCGATGATCTAATTCGCGGTATAGCTACCGGAGATTTATCCGATTTGGCGCCAAAACAGATGGAGAAAATTGATGAGTTGCATAGGAAAATAATACATGAAGAGCGAGTGTTGACGGAGAAACTGGCGAAAGTGCAGGAGACGGCGGCAGATAGGTCGATGGTGGAGCTTTCGATTGCGGTATCGGAGATGATGAGGAGTGGTGGCAGTGATGGGGGAGAGAGTGAGGAGAGGGTGGAGGAGGTGCTGGAGGTGAAATGTGGTGAGATGGAGGAGTTGTTGCATATGGCAGATCATTTGAGATTGGAGACGTTGAAGGCGGTTATAGAGATATTGACGCCGATACAGGCGGTGCATTTTTTGATTGCTAAGGCGGAGCTGTATCTCCGGTTGCACGAGTGGGGGAAGAAGAGGGGTACAATAGGCAAGGGAGTTAATTGGAGCTGCATGTCTGGTTGCGCGCGAGTGGCGGGAAATCCAGTTTTTAAGTTTTAG